From one Neofelis nebulosa isolate mNeoNeb1 chromosome 4, mNeoNeb1.pri, whole genome shotgun sequence genomic stretch:
- the PDK4 gene encoding pyruvate dehydrogenase kinase, isozyme 4: MKAARFVMRSAGSLSGASLVPREVEHFSRYSPSPLSMKQLLDFGSENACERTSFAFLRQELPVRLANILKEIDILPDRLVNTSSVQLVKSWYIQSLMDLVEFHEKSPEDQKALSDFVDTLITVRNRHHNVVPTMAQGIIEYKDGCTVDPVTNQNLQYFLDRFYMNRISTRMLMNQHILIFSDSQTGNPSHIGSIDPNCDVAAVVQDAFECSKMLCDQYYLTSPELKLTQVNGKFPGQPIHIVYVPSHLHHMLFELFKNAMRATVEHQENRPSLTPIEVIVVLGKEDLTIKISDRGGGVPLRIIDRLFSYTYSTAPTPVMDNSRNAPLAGFGYGLPISRLYAKYFQGDLNLYSLSGYGTDAIIYLKALSSESVEKLPVFNKSAFKHYQMSIEADDWCIPSKEPRNLAKEKMAL; encoded by the exons ATGAAAGCGGCCCGCTTCGTGATGCGCAGCGCCGGCTCGCTGAGCGGCGCCAGCCTGGTGCCCCGCGAGGTCGAGCATTTTTCGCGCTACAGTCCGTCCCCACTGTCCATGAAGCAGCTCCTGGACTTTG GTTCTGAAAATGCATGTGAAAGaacttcttttgcatttttgcgACAAGAATTGCCTGTGAGGCTAGCCAATATCCTGAAGGAAATTGACATCCTCCCTGATCGATTAGTCAATACCTCTTCAGTGCAATTAGTTAAAAGCTG GTATATCCAGAGCCTGATGGATTTGGTAGAATTCCATGAGAAAAGCCCAGAGGACCAGAAAGCATTATCAGA TTTTGTAGATACTCTCATCACAGTTCGAAATAGACACCACAATGTGGTTCCTACAATGGCACAAGGAATCATAGAATATAAAGATGGCTGTACAGTTGACCCAGTCACCAATCAAAATCTTCAGTATTTCTTGGATCGATTTTATATGAACCGTATTTCTACCCGGATGCTGATGAACCAGCACA TTCTTATATTTAGTGACTCACAGACAGGAAACCCAAGTCACATTGGAAGCATTGATCCAAACTGTGACGTGGCAGCTGTGGTCCAAG ATGCCTTTGAATGTTCAAAGATGCTTTGTGACCAGTATTATTTAACATCACCAGAATTAAAACTCACACAAGTGAATG GGAAATTTCCAGGCCAGCCAATTCACATTGTGTATGTACCTTCTCACCTTCATCATATGCTCTTTGAACTATTCAAG AATGCAATGAGAGCAACAGTTGAACACCAGGAAAATCGGCCTTCCCTTACGCCAATTGAAGTGATTGTTGTCTTGGGAAAAGAAGACCTTACAATTAAG aTTTCAGACAGAGGAGGTGGTGTTCCCCTGAGGATCATCGACCGCCTCTTTAGTTACACATACTCCACTGCGCCAACGCCTGTGATGGATAATTCCCGGAATGCTCCTTTG GCTGGTTTTGGTTACGGCTTGCCAATTTCTCGTCTCTATGCCAAGTACTTTCAAGGAGATCTGAATCTCTACTCTTTGTCAGGATATGGAACAGATGCCATCATCTACTTAAAG GCCTTATCTTCAGAGTCTGTAGAAAAACTCCCCGTCTTTAACAAATCAGCCTTCAAACATTATCAGATGAGCATTGAGGCTGATGACTGGTGTATCCCAAGCAAGGAACCAAGGAACTTGGCAAAGGAGAAAATGGCTCTGTGA